In Nitratireductor basaltis, the following are encoded in one genomic region:
- a CDS encoding SUF system Fe-S cluster assembly protein — protein MVENTSVPSTDEPVKTEPNANSAIPQEELARLSDDIISALKTVYDPEIPADIYELGLIYKIDIEDDRSVKIEMTLTAPGCPVAGEMPGWVENAVSTVEGVSDVEVSMTFDPPWTPDRMSEEAQVAVGFY, from the coding sequence ATGGTCGAAAACACCTCGGTGCCGAGCACCGACGAGCCGGTCAAGACGGAGCCGAACGCCAATTCCGCGATTCCGCAGGAAGAACTGGCGCGGCTGAGCGACGATATCATCAGCGCTCTGAAAACGGTTTATGACCCGGAGATACCCGCCGACATCTACGAACTCGGCCTGATCTACAAGATCGACATCGAGGATGACCGGTCGGTAAAGATCGAGATGACGCTGACCGCACCGGGCTGTCCGGTCGCAGGCGAAATGCCCGGCTGGGTGGAAAATGCCGTCAGCACGGTCGAGGGTGTCAGCGATGTCGAGGTTTCCATGACCTTCGACCCACCATGGACGCCGGACCGCATGTCCGAAGAAGCGCAGGTTGCCGTCGGCTTTTACTGA
- the sufA gene encoding Fe-S cluster assembly scaffold SufA, giving the protein MGRFQVISLTDAAATRVREIVDAREDAAGVRVGIKKGGCAGMEYTVDLVTEPNPADDHVEHEGAHVYVAPEAALFLLGTQMDFEVTTLRTGFVFNNPNQSSACGCGESVELKPADLKALAEARAQNA; this is encoded by the coding sequence ATGGGCCGCTTTCAGGTAATTTCTCTCACCGACGCTGCTGCAACCCGTGTGCGCGAAATCGTTGACGCACGTGAAGATGCGGCAGGCGTGCGCGTGGGTATCAAGAAAGGTGGCTGTGCAGGCATGGAGTATACGGTAGACCTCGTCACCGAGCCCAACCCCGCGGACGATCATGTCGAACATGAAGGCGCACATGTCTATGTGGCGCCAGAGGCTGCGCTATTCCTGCTGGGCACTCAGATGGATTTCGAAGTGACGACGCTTCGCACCGGTTTCGTCTTCAACAATCCGAACCAGAGTTCAGCATGTGGCTGTGGCGAGTCGGTCGAGTTGAAGCCTGCGGATCTCAAGGCGCTGGCCGAAGCCCGCGCACAGAATGCGTGA
- a CDS encoding DEAD/DEAH box helicase → MSEDNKTAQEAVTFAELGLSPKVLSAVTDAGYTTPTPIQAGAIPHAIEGKDVLGIAQTGTGKTASFVLPMLTRLERGRARARMPRTLILEPTRELAAQVEENFIKYGKNHRLNIALLIGGVSFDEQEKKLERGADVLIATPGRLLDHFERGKLLLTGVDIFVIDEADRMLDMGFIPDIERICKLIPFTRQTLFFSATMPPEITKLTQQFLQAPVRVEVAKPASTNINITQKLVKTGSKPWAKRARLRELIRGEGDQLKNAIIFCNRKSEVATLFRSLARHEFDAGALHGDMDQRARMMMLDNFRKGKLSLLVASDVAARGLDIPDVSHVINYDIPTHADDYVHRIGRTGRAGRSGKAFTLVAKGDAKYLDSIEKLIGEDVEWLDGDLSTLEAEDQGDEKPQRGKKAGGKSTSEDSRNTRTRKRKPSASSEADTPQEAKTPEVAAEEKIEKPREERKSAIKASNSKSRARNRDDDAPIGFGDNIPDFMKVPGKV, encoded by the coding sequence GTGTCAGAAGACAATAAAACCGCACAGGAAGCTGTGACATTTGCCGAACTCGGCCTTTCACCCAAGGTTCTTTCGGCTGTTACCGATGCAGGTTACACAACGCCCACGCCCATCCAGGCGGGTGCGATACCCCATGCAATTGAAGGCAAGGATGTTCTGGGCATAGCCCAGACGGGAACAGGCAAGACCGCCTCCTTTGTTCTTCCCATGCTGACACGTCTGGAACGTGGCCGCGCGCGTGCCCGCATGCCGCGTACGCTGATCCTGGAGCCGACGCGTGAACTTGCCGCCCAGGTCGAAGAAAACTTCATCAAATACGGCAAGAACCATCGGCTGAACATCGCGCTGCTCATCGGCGGAGTTTCATTTGATGAGCAGGAAAAGAAGCTGGAGCGTGGCGCGGATGTTCTCATCGCCACACCCGGTCGCCTGCTCGATCACTTCGAGCGCGGAAAGCTGCTCCTGACAGGCGTGGACATCTTCGTCATCGACGAAGCCGACCGCATGCTGGACATGGGCTTCATCCCCGACATCGAGCGCATCTGCAAACTGATCCCCTTTACCCGCCAGACGCTTTTCTTCTCGGCGACAATGCCGCCCGAGATCACCAAGCTGACGCAGCAGTTTCTTCAGGCGCCGGTACGTGTCGAGGTGGCAAAGCCCGCTTCCACGAACATCAACATCACCCAGAAACTGGTGAAGACGGGTTCCAAGCCCTGGGCCAAGCGCGCGCGTCTGCGTGAGTTGATCCGCGGCGAAGGCGATCAGTTGAAAAACGCGATCATTTTCTGCAATCGCAAGTCGGAAGTTGCCACGCTTTTCCGGTCGCTGGCACGCCATGAGTTCGATGCCGGCGCATTGCATGGCGACATGGACCAGCGCGCGCGCATGATGATGCTCGACAATTTCCGAAAAGGGAAATTGTCCTTGCTGGTCGCATCTGATGTTGCCGCACGCGGACTTGATATTCCTGACGTGAGCCACGTCATCAACTACGACATTCCCACTCACGCCGATGACTATGTGCACCGCATCGGTCGAACGGGACGGGCGGGTCGTTCTGGCAAGGCTTTCACCCTGGTCGCCAAGGGCGACGCGAAATATCTCGATTCCATCGAGAAACTGATCGGTGAGGACGTCGAGTGGCTCGATGGCGACCTGTCCACGCTCGAGGCGGAGGATCAGGGCGATGAGAAGCCGCAGCGTGGCAAGAAGGCCGGCGGCAAGAGCACTTCCGAAGACTCACGCAATACCCGTACCCGCAAGCGCAAGCCCTCCGCATCCAGCGAGGCTGATACCCCTCAGGAAGCCAAAACTCCTGAAGTTGCGGCGGAAGAGAAGATTGAAAAGCCACGTGAGGAGCGCAAGAGCGCGATCAAGGCTTCTAACAGCAAGTCCAGGGCGCGCAATCGCGACGATGATGCCCCCATAGGATTTGGTGACAATATCCCCGACTTCATGAAGGTCCCGGGCAAGGTCTGA
- a CDS encoding NAD kinase — translation MSEFPAAITFVSAETEDAREAAARLSALYGQEKLADADIIVALGGDGFMLQTMRDTMGSGKRIYGMNRGTIGFLMNEYREEGLRERIAAAVPETIRPLEMTATDAEGLSHKALAINEVSLLRQSYQAAKIRIAIDEKERLEELICDGVMVATPAGSTAYNLSAQGPILPLDAPLLALTPVSPFRPRRWRGALLPNQSTVDFEILEPQKRPVNAVADHTEIKSVQRVRVRESHDLTVTVMFDASHSWDERILSEQFRY, via the coding sequence ATGTCAGAATTTCCTGCAGCGATAACCTTTGTCTCGGCGGAAACGGAGGATGCCCGTGAGGCCGCGGCACGGCTTTCCGCGCTTTATGGGCAGGAAAAGCTGGCGGATGCCGACATCATCGTGGCTTTGGGCGGTGACGGCTTCATGCTGCAAACGATGCGTGACACGATGGGCAGCGGCAAGCGCATCTATGGCATGAATCGCGGCACGATCGGTTTCTTGATGAATGAATATCGCGAGGAAGGCTTGCGGGAGCGCATCGCCGCAGCCGTTCCCGAAACGATACGCCCGCTGGAAATGACCGCAACCGATGCAGAAGGCCTCAGCCACAAGGCTCTTGCCATCAACGAAGTCTCATTGCTGCGCCAGTCCTATCAGGCGGCAAAGATCAGGATCGCAATCGACGAGAAGGAACGTCTGGAAGAGCTCATCTGTGACGGAGTGATGGTGGCCACGCCCGCCGGCTCCACCGCCTACAATCTTTCCGCACAAGGTCCGATCCTGCCGCTGGACGCACCGCTTCTGGCGCTCACCCCCGTCAGCCCCTTCCGACCGAGGCGCTGGCGCGGCGCACTGCTTCCCAACCAGTCCACCGTTGATTTCGAGATCCTCGAACCGCAAAAGCGCCCGGTGAACGCGGTGGCAGATCACACCGAGATAAAATCGGTACAGCGCGTGCGCGTGCGCGAGTCCCATGATCTGACCGTTACAGTAATGTTCGATGCGAGCCATTCCTGGGACGAGCGTATTCTCTCCGAACAATTTCGCTATTGA
- a CDS encoding TrmH family RNA methyltransferase has translation MTDEKKAGSAKDSHYARLRRAHRERKQVTAPSAPDLPEHQVRLYGLHTVRAALDNPSRKILRMFVTRNAAQRLELGDLHALPYPAELVEPKAIDALVGSEAVHQGVVVEAHRRKAKALSELGRASLVLVLDQVTDPHNVGAIMRSAVAFNVDALVTTTRHSPAESGVLAKSASGALEHIDHIEVRNLANAIEELHAAGFQTVGLDSEGPEPLEGTLEGGKIALVLGAEGKGLRQKTRETVTALARLDMPGAIRSLNVSNAAAVSLYIARQALKG, from the coding sequence ATGACAGATGAGAAGAAGGCCGGCTCGGCCAAAGACAGCCACTATGCGCGCCTCAGGCGGGCCCATCGCGAACGCAAGCAGGTCACGGCACCAAGCGCGCCTGACCTGCCAGAGCACCAGGTGCGCCTCTACGGCCTTCACACGGTTCGGGCCGCGCTCGACAATCCCTCGCGCAAGATCCTGCGCATGTTTGTCACCCGCAATGCCGCCCAAAGGCTGGAGCTCGGGGACCTGCACGCCCTGCCCTATCCCGCAGAACTCGTGGAGCCGAAGGCAATCGATGCATTGGTGGGCAGCGAGGCCGTACACCAGGGCGTGGTCGTCGAAGCCCATCGCCGCAAGGCCAAGGCGCTCAGCGAGTTGGGCAGGGCCAGCCTCGTCCTTGTTCTCGACCAGGTCACCGATCCACACAATGTGGGGGCCATCATGCGTTCGGCCGTCGCATTTAACGTGGACGCATTGGTGACAACGACAAGGCACAGCCCTGCCGAATCAGGCGTTCTCGCCAAATCGGCATCGGGAGCCCTTGAGCATATCGATCATATAGAGGTTCGAAATCTCGCCAATGCGATTGAGGAACTTCACGCTGCCGGCTTCCAGACGGTCGGTTTGGATTCGGAAGGCCCCGAACCGCTGGAAGGAACCTTGGAAGGCGGGAAGATCGCCCTGGTCCTTGGAGCTGAAGGAAAAGGCCTGCGCCAGAAGACGCGCGAAACGGTTACCGCCCTCGCCCGTCTCGACATGCCAGGCGCGATCCGTTCGCTCAACGTATCCAACGCAGCAGCCGTATCGCTGTACATAGCACGGCAGGCGCTGAAGGGCTGA
- the tuf gene encoding elongation factor Tu has product MAKGKFERTKPHVNIGTIGHVDHGKTSLTAAITKYFGEFRAYDQIDGAPEEKARGITISTAHVEYETEARHYAHVDCPGHADYVKNMITGAAQMDGAILVCSAADGPMPQTREHILLARQVGVPAIVVFLNKVDQVDDAELLELVELEVRELLSSYDFPGDDIPIVKGSALAALEDSNKEIGEDAIRALMKEVDAYIPTPERPVDQPFLMPIEDVFSISGRGTVVTGRVERGIIKVGEEVEIVGIRDTTKTTVTGVEMFRKLLDQGQAGDNIGALIRGIDREGVERGQVLCKPGSVTPHTKFKAEAYILTKEEGGRHTPFFTNYRPQFYFRTTDVTGVVSLPEGTEMVMPGDNVTVDVELIVPIAMEEKLRFAIREGGRTVGAGIVASITE; this is encoded by the coding sequence ATGGCCAAAGGTAAATTTGAGCGTACGAAGCCGCATGTGAACATCGGGACGATCGGTCACGTCGACCACGGCAAGACGTCTCTGACGGCCGCGATCACCAAGTATTTTGGTGAATTCCGCGCCTATGACCAGATCGATGGTGCACCTGAAGAGAAGGCACGCGGTATCACGATCTCGACGGCGCACGTCGAGTACGAGACGGAAGCGCGTCACTACGCTCACGTCGACTGCCCGGGCCACGCCGACTATGTGAAGAACATGATCACCGGTGCGGCACAGATGGACGGCGCGATCCTGGTTTGCTCGGCCGCTGACGGCCCGATGCCGCAGACCCGCGAGCACATCCTTCTTGCCCGTCAGGTTGGCGTTCCGGCCATCGTTGTCTTCCTGAACAAGGTTGACCAGGTTGACGATGCCGAGCTTCTCGAGCTGGTTGAGCTTGAGGTTCGCGAGCTTCTGTCGTCCTACGACTTCCCCGGCGACGACATTCCGATTGTCAAGGGTTCGGCTCTTGCTGCTCTCGAAGACTCCAACAAGGAGATCGGTGAAGACGCAATCCGCGCTCTGATGAAGGAAGTCGACGCCTATATCCCGACGCCTGAGCGTCCGGTTGACCAGCCCTTCCTGATGCCGATCGAAGACGTCTTCTCGATCTCCGGCCGTGGTACGGTTGTGACGGGTCGCGTCGAGCGCGGCATCATCAAGGTTGGCGAGGAAGTCGAGATCGTCGGCATCCGCGACACCACGAAGACGACGGTTACGGGCGTCGAGATGTTCCGCAAGCTGCTCGACCAGGGCCAGGCCGGCGACAATATCGGTGCTCTGATCCGCGGTATCGACCGTGAGGGCGTTGAGCGCGGCCAGGTTCTTTGCAAGCCGGGTTCTGTTACCCCGCACACGAAGTTCAAGGCAGAAGCCTACATCCTGACCAAGGAAGAGGGTGGCCGTCACACGCCGTTCTTCACCAACTACCGTCCGCAGTTCTACTTCCGCACGACGGACGTGACCGGTGTTGTTTCGCTGCCGGAAGGCACGGAAATGGTGATGCCTGGCGACAATGTCACCGTTGACGTCGAGCTGATCGTGCCGATCGCCATGGAAGAGAAGCTGCGCTTCGCTATCCGTGAAGGCGGCCGCACCGTCGGTGCCGGCATCGTGGCATCCATCACCGAGTAA
- the secE gene encoding preprotein translocase subunit SecE: MASKTTNPFTFLQQVRSETAKVTWPSRRETLISTLMVIAFAALAAIFFFAADQLMAWAIELILQIGS, translated from the coding sequence ATGGCGTCGAAGACCACTAATCCATTTACGTTCCTGCAGCAGGTGCGGTCGGAAACTGCCAAAGTGACTTGGCCGTCGCGGCGCGAGACACTTATCTCGACCCTTATGGTTATCGCCTTTGCGGCGCTGGCTGCGATTTTCTTCTTTGCCGCTGACCAGTTGATGGCGTGGGCAATCGAGCTGATCCTGCAGATCGGCAGCTGA
- the nusG gene encoding transcription termination/antitermination protein NusG: MTARWYIVHAYSNFEKKVSESIEEQARQKGLSHEIEQVVVPTEKVVEVRRGRKVDAERKFFPGYVLVKANLTDAVFSMIKNTPKVTGFLGDSKPVPITQAEADRILNQVQEGVERPKPSISFEIGEQVRVSDGPFASFSGYVQEVDEERSRLKVEVSIFGRATPVDLEFDQVEKL, from the coding sequence ATGACTGCGCGTTGGTACATCGTCCACGCTTATTCGAATTTCGAGAAGAAAGTTTCCGAATCGATCGAAGAGCAGGCTCGCCAGAAGGGCTTGAGCCACGAGATCGAGCAGGTTGTCGTTCCGACCGAGAAGGTTGTCGAGGTGCGTCGCGGTCGCAAGGTTGACGCCGAGCGCAAGTTCTTTCCCGGCTATGTCCTGGTGAAGGCCAATCTGACCGATGCCGTGTTCTCGATGATCAAGAACACGCCGAAGGTCACCGGCTTTCTTGGGGATTCCAAGCCGGTACCGATCACGCAGGCCGAAGCCGACCGTATCCTGAATCAGGTTCAGGAGGGTGTCGAGCGTCCGAAGCCTTCGATCAGCTTCGAGATCGGCGAGCAGGTGCGCGTCTCCGATGGTCCCTTCGCTTCCTTCAGCGGCTATGTGCAGGAAGTCGACGAGGAGCGTTCGCGCCTCAAGGTAGAGGTTTCGATCTTCGGGCGTGCAACGCCTGTGGATCTGGAATTCGATCAGGTCGAAAAGCTCTGA
- the rplK gene encoding 50S ribosomal protein L11 yields MAKKVAGQLKLQVPAGSATPSPPIGPALGQRGINIMEFCKAFNAQTQEAEKGSPIPVVITYYQDKSFTFTMKTPPVSYFLKKAANLKSGSKEPGKASAGQISRDKVREIAEAKLKDLNANDVDAAMRMVEGSARSMGLEVVG; encoded by the coding sequence ATGGCTAAGAAAGTTGCAGGCCAGCTCAAGCTTCAGGTTCCCGCCGGGTCGGCTACGCCGTCGCCCCCGATCGGTCCTGCGCTTGGTCAGCGTGGCATCAACATCATGGAGTTCTGCAAGGCGTTCAATGCGCAAACGCAGGAAGCCGAGAAGGGTTCCCCGATTCCTGTAGTGATTACATACTATCAGGACAAATCCTTCACCTTCACCATGAAGACGCCGCCGGTGAGCTACTTCCTCAAGAAGGCCGCCAACCTGAAGTCCGGTTCCAAGGAGCCAGGCAAGGCTTCGGCAGGTCAGATTTCGCGGGACAAGGTGCGTGAGATCGCGGAAGCCAAGCTTAAGGATTTGAACGCGAATGATGTGGATGCGGCCATGCGTATGGTCGAAGGTTCCGCTCGTTCCATGGGCCTTGAAGTGGTGGGCTGA
- the rplA gene encoding 50S ribosomal protein L1 — translation MATKLAKRVAKSREGIDRNKQYSLDEAVALLKERATAKFDETVEVAMNLGVDPRHADQMVRGVVNLPNGTGRNVRVAVFARGDKAEEAKAAGADIVGAEDLVETVQKGEIDFDRCIATPDMMPLVGRLGKVLGPRGMMPNPKVGTVTPDVASAVKASKGGAVEFRVEKAGIVHAGVGKASFDANAIAENIRAFADAVIKAKPTGAKGNYLKRVALTTTMGPGLKIDPSTLSAS, via the coding sequence ATGGCGACGAAACTTGCAAAGCGCGTGGCCAAGAGCCGCGAAGGTATCGACCGCAACAAGCAGTACAGCCTTGATGAAGCCGTCGCGCTTCTGAAGGAGCGTGCGACCGCGAAGTTCGACGAGACCGTCGAAGTTGCGATGAATCTGGGCGTTGACCCGCGTCATGCCGACCAGATGGTCCGCGGCGTTGTGAACCTGCCGAACGGCACGGGCCGCAATGTACGTGTTGCCGTCTTCGCTCGCGGCGACAAGGCCGAGGAAGCAAAGGCTGCCGGTGCCGACATCGTGGGTGCGGAAGATCTGGTCGAAACCGTCCAGAAGGGCGAGATCGACTTTGATCGCTGCATTGCCACGCCTGACATGATGCCGCTGGTCGGTCGTCTTGGTAAGGTGCTTGGACCGCGCGGCATGATGCCGAACCCGAAGGTCGGTACGGTGACGCCGGATGTGGCTTCTGCCGTCAAGGCTTCCAAGGGCGGTGCCGTAGAGTTCCGCGTAGAGAAGGCCGGTATCGTTCATGCAGGCGTTGGCAAGGCTTCCTTCGATGCCAATGCGATCGCCGAGAACATCCGCGCTTTCGCTGATGCTGTGATCAAGGCCAAGCCTACGGGTGCGAAGGGCAACTACCTCAAGCGTGTTGCGCTCACCACCACGATGGGCCCGGGCCTCAAGATCGACCCGTCGACGCTCAGCGCGTCCTGA
- the rplJ gene encoding 50S ribosomal protein L10 has product MERAEKREFVTSLNEVFQNTGSVVVAHYAGLTVAQMNDLRSKMREAGGTVKVAKNRLAKIALQGTPSEGIQALFEGQTLIAYSDDPVAAPKVANDFAKANDKLVILGGSMGPTVLDADGVKALATMPSLDELRAKIVGMINTPATRIAQVVNAPAGNLARVFGAYSRKDEAA; this is encoded by the coding sequence GTGGAAAGAGCGGAAAAACGCGAATTCGTCACGAGCCTGAACGAGGTGTTTCAGAACACCGGTTCGGTCGTCGTGGCCCACTATGCCGGACTGACCGTCGCGCAGATGAACGATCTTCGTTCGAAGATGCGTGAGGCGGGCGGTACCGTCAAGGTCGCGAAGAACCGTCTTGCCAAGATCGCTCTTCAGGGAACGCCATCCGAGGGTATCCAGGCGCTGTTCGAAGGACAGACCTTGATCGCCTATTCGGATGATCCGGTTGCTGCTCCGAAGGTCGCCAACGATTTCGCCAAGGCCAATGACAAGCTTGTCATCCTCGGCGGTTCGATGGGTCCGACCGTGCTCGATGCTGATGGTGTGAAGGCTCTGGCCACCATGCCGTCGCTGGACGAGCTCAGGGCGAAGATTGTCGGCATGATCAATACGCCGGCAACCCGGATTGCACAGGTCGTCAACGCACCGGCAGGAAATCTTGCCCGCGTGTTCGGCGCCTATTCCCGGAAGGACGAGGCGGCGTGA
- the rplL gene encoding 50S ribosomal protein L7/L12: MADLEKIVEDLSNLTVLEAAELSKMLEEKWGVSAAAPVAVAAAGGAAAGGEAAEEKTEFDVILTDAGAQKINVIKEVRGITGLGLKEAKDLVEGAPKAIKEGVAKDEAEKIKSQLEGAGAKVELK; encoded by the coding sequence ATGGCTGATCTCGAAAAGATCGTTGAAGACCTTTCGAACCTGACCGTCCTCGAGGCGGCTGAGCTCTCGAAGATGCTCGAAGAGAAGTGGGGCGTTTCTGCCGCTGCTCCTGTTGCAGTTGCTGCTGCTGGTGGCGCTGCTGCCGGCGGTGAAGCTGCTGAAGAGAAGACCGAGTTTGACGTGATCCTCACCGATGCCGGTGCACAGAAGATCAACGTCATCAAGGAAGTCCGTGGCATCACCGGCCTGGGCCTGAAGGAAGCGAAGGACCTCGTTGAGGGCGCTCCGAAGGCAATCAAGGAAGGCGTTGCCAAGGACGAAGCTGAGAAGATCAAGAGCCAGCTCGAAGGTGCCGGCGCCAAGGTCGAGCTCAAGTAA